Proteins encoded within one genomic window of Sphingosinicella ginsenosidimutans:
- a CDS encoding amidohydrolase family protein, whose amino-acid sequence MGFPRDVGVVDTMLDLPRGANNWSERYAGLLRDKESRENAFAHPAGYMFKDPVDPTRIVDPIGDTLRDMDAHNIEKALISVGDDLSLTALAHHPDRFLGQVLIDPKDGMDAVSLIKRAVEEFGAVAASFFPCGADVAIDDKRAYPIYAKCAELDIPIFINVGVPGPRMPYKPQYVGLLDEVCWFFPDLRIVMRHGGEPWTDLAVKLLLKWPNLYYSTSAFAPKYFPRDVIEFANKRGADKVMYAGYYPSGLSLERSFAELPDVPLRDEVWPKFLRENALRVLKVEGK is encoded by the coding sequence ATGGGATTTCCACGGGATGTGGGCGTGGTCGACACGATGCTCGATCTCCCGCGAGGAGCGAACAATTGGAGCGAGCGTTACGCCGGGCTGCTCCGCGACAAGGAGAGCCGCGAAAATGCCTTCGCTCATCCCGCCGGCTACATGTTCAAGGATCCGGTCGATCCCACCCGCATCGTCGACCCGATCGGCGACACGTTGCGCGACATGGACGCGCACAATATCGAGAAAGCGCTGATCAGCGTCGGCGATGATCTTTCGCTGACCGCGCTCGCGCATCATCCCGATCGCTTCCTCGGTCAGGTGCTCATCGATCCAAAGGACGGGATGGATGCCGTAAGTCTGATAAAGCGCGCGGTCGAGGAGTTCGGGGCCGTCGCCGCCAGCTTCTTTCCCTGCGGAGCGGATGTCGCGATCGACGACAAGCGCGCCTATCCGATCTACGCCAAGTGCGCCGAACTGGACATTCCGATCTTCATCAACGTCGGTGTGCCGGGGCCGCGGATGCCCTACAAGCCGCAATATGTGGGGCTGCTCGATGAGGTCTGCTGGTTCTTTCCTGATCTCAGGATCGTGATGCGGCACGGCGGTGAGCCGTGGACCGATCTCGCGGTCAAGCTGCTCCTCAAATGGCCCAACCTCTATTATTCGACCAGCGCGTTCGCGCCCAAATATTTTCCCAGGGACGTCATCGAGTTCGCGAACAAGCGCGGCGCCGACAAGGTCATGTACGCAGGCTATTATCCCTCGGGACTGAGCCTTGAGCGCAGCTTCGCGGAGCTACCCGACGTGCCGCTCAGGGATGAGGTCTGGCCCAAATTCCTGCGAGAAAACGCGCTCAGGGTGCTGAAGGTGGAGGGGAAGTGA
- a CDS encoding amidohydrolase family protein, translating to MQAPAAEIGFKGEILDCDAHLYMEPDTMAEIVGEIGGGFVLEHVRNQYATEQFHKDKEAGKTDVWNIKGLGALGAYDAEERVAAMDAMGVAQQLVFPNTALRELRIDSDAARAAMRRYNDFVIPWTRSTGGRARAVCQINMSQLDPAIAELDRVLASGATGILLSCASPPGGVSPANEAWDPFWARLEEADVPALLHLSSGGLLTSDADDPVIPPREFSEARALKASFAMRPGAEEAIGPFFMLVAHLPVETYLISLVMGGVFERFPRLRFGVIECGAGWLGPMAERMEQHVELLAKVGVTYPLRPKEYIRRNVRITPFWHESIDTMVERHGMDEVYVFSTDYPHVEGTRNPIGRFKKTMNTVGKDYDRKFFVENAKLLFPGA from the coding sequence ATGCAAGCGCCCGCAGCCGAAATCGGCTTCAAAGGCGAGATTCTCGACTGCGATGCCCATCTTTATATGGAGCCCGACACGATGGCCGAGATCGTCGGCGAGATCGGTGGCGGGTTCGTTCTCGAACATGTTCGCAATCAATATGCGACCGAGCAGTTCCACAAGGACAAGGAAGCGGGAAAGACCGACGTCTGGAACATCAAGGGATTGGGCGCGCTCGGCGCCTATGATGCCGAGGAGCGCGTCGCGGCCATGGATGCAATGGGCGTCGCGCAGCAGCTCGTCTTCCCGAACACCGCGCTGCGCGAATTGCGGATCGATTCGGACGCGGCGCGCGCGGCGATGCGCCGCTACAATGACTTCGTGATTCCCTGGACCAGGTCGACGGGAGGCCGTGCCCGCGCGGTCTGCCAGATCAACATGAGCCAGCTCGACCCGGCGATCGCCGAGCTGGATCGCGTTCTGGCCTCCGGCGCCACCGGCATTCTCCTCTCCTGCGCCTCACCGCCGGGGGGTGTCTCCCCCGCCAATGAAGCATGGGATCCGTTCTGGGCACGACTGGAGGAGGCCGACGTGCCCGCCCTCCTCCATCTCTCCTCGGGCGGACTGCTGACCAGCGATGCGGACGACCCCGTGATCCCGCCGCGCGAATTTTCCGAGGCGCGCGCGCTCAAGGCGAGCTTTGCGATGCGTCCGGGCGCCGAGGAGGCGATCGGCCCGTTCTTCATGCTGGTGGCGCACCTGCCGGTCGAAACCTACCTCATCTCTCTGGTGATGGGCGGCGTGTTCGAGCGATTCCCCCGCCTGCGCTTCGGCGTGATCGAGTGCGGCGCCGGCTGGCTCGGCCCGATGGCGGAGAGGATGGAGCAGCATGTCGAGCTACTCGCCAAGGTCGGCGTCACCTATCCGCTACGGCCCAAGGAATATATCCGTCGCAACGTTCGCATCACGCCGTTCTGGCATGAGAGTATCGATACGATGGTCGAACGCCACGGCATGGACGAAGTCTATGTGTTCTCGACCGATTATCCGCATGTCGAAGGCACGCGCAATCCGATCGGCAGGTTCAAGAAGACGATGAACACGGTCGGCAAGGACTATGACCGCAAGTTCTTCGTCGAGAATGCGAAGCTGCTGTTCCCGGGGGCTTGA
- a CDS encoding acyl-CoA dehydrogenase family protein, giving the protein MNFEPTEIQTLLRESAERLARDRFSYLDRLPAFTADVEAIDEDWAAIAELGVPGILVPEAYGGIGGTLHDIMPVLEVFGAACVFEPVTATAVVGAGLIDALGSAEQKARLLPQIAAGSLRVALASAERHSRYRLDHVETAASQGALTGVKTLVFGGATADLFIVSARDSDALLSLFLVPRNAAGLDIETWRNIDLSGSCDLTLTNVAAERLGEPADGLAELERATDRAIAALCSEAVGAMSALNEITLEHLRTRHAFGKPLGSFQVLQHRMVDMVVMTEQARSIAMLAADRAEADDPVASARAASAAKVQVGESGRYVGEQAVQLHGAIGITLEHPVSYFHKKLAVIDRLFGDVDHHLERYAVASGY; this is encoded by the coding sequence ATGAATTTTGAACCCACCGAAATCCAGACGCTGCTGCGCGAAAGCGCGGAGCGATTGGCGCGCGACCGCTTCTCCTATCTCGATCGGCTGCCGGCCTTCACGGCCGATGTCGAGGCGATTGACGAGGATTGGGCCGCGATCGCTGAGCTCGGCGTGCCGGGCATCCTCGTACCGGAAGCCTATGGCGGGATCGGTGGGACGCTACACGACATCATGCCCGTTCTCGAGGTATTTGGCGCCGCATGCGTTTTCGAGCCGGTGACGGCGACCGCAGTCGTCGGCGCCGGCCTGATCGACGCGCTCGGCAGCGCCGAGCAGAAGGCGCGCCTTCTGCCCCAGATCGCAGCAGGCTCGCTCCGTGTGGCGCTCGCGTCGGCGGAGCGACACTCGCGTTACCGCCTCGATCATGTCGAAACGGCCGCGTCTCAGGGGGCGCTCACGGGGGTGAAGACGCTGGTTTTCGGGGGCGCCACGGCGGACCTGTTCATCGTTTCGGCGCGCGACAGTGATGCACTGCTGTCGCTTTTCCTGGTGCCCCGAAATGCGGCAGGGCTCGACATCGAGACATGGCGCAACATCGACCTAAGCGGATCATGCGATCTCACACTCACCAATGTTGCGGCGGAGCGCCTGGGCGAGCCCGCAGACGGGCTTGCCGAGTTGGAGCGCGCCACGGATCGCGCGATCGCCGCCCTGTGCAGCGAGGCGGTGGGCGCGATGAGCGCGTTGAACGAGATAACGCTCGAACATCTCCGCACCCGACATGCCTTCGGCAAGCCGCTCGGCAGCTTTCAGGTCCTCCAGCACCGCATGGTCGATATGGTGGTGATGACCGAGCAGGCCCGTTCGATCGCGATGCTTGCCGCCGACAGGGCCGAAGCCGACGATCCAGTCGCGAGCGCGCGCGCCGCGTCCGCCGCGAAGGTGCAGGTCGGCGAGTCAGGCCGCTATGTCGGCGAACAGGCGGTTCAGCTGCACGGCGCGATCGGCATCACCCTTGAGCACCCCGTGAGCTATTTCCACAAGAAGCTCGCGGTGATCGATCGGCTCTTCGGCGATGTCGATCACCATCTCGAACGCTACGCGGTCGCCTCCGGATATTGA
- a CDS encoding acyl-CoA dehydrogenase family protein, which produces MNLGYTTEELEFARMVSEWVAANLPAEIARKTYAGERFSREEYLIWPHILRSRGWSMPSWPKEHGGPGWTLTQRHLFTEITTVAGAPYIRSAPEKLVGPLLMAVGTPEQKAYYLPRILNFEDHWSQGLSEPGGGSDLTALKTRADRDGNHFVINGSKIWTSDAHNSTLILALVRTDQSQKGARGLTQLIIPTDAPGVTIRPILHMSGEHHFNQVFFDDVRVPVENVVGTENGAWQETRTLLAHERFNFARLGESKRHLTRLKALARSEMDGPVPMIARPDFRRRIAQAEIALDTLEVTTLRLLDAEQNGRPLGGAPNIVKLKGAEVEQEMLRLIADVIGPYGTAFDVRTRITGSDAPAQAARRAGKALAAWLESRTFSIAGGSSEVQHNMFARHELGLGNA; this is translated from the coding sequence ATGAACCTCGGCTACACCACGGAGGAGCTTGAATTCGCCCGCATGGTTTCCGAATGGGTTGCGGCGAATCTTCCGGCCGAAATTGCCCGTAAGACCTATGCCGGCGAGCGCTTCAGTCGCGAGGAATATCTGATCTGGCCGCATATCCTCCGTAGCCGCGGCTGGTCGATGCCGAGCTGGCCAAAAGAACATGGCGGGCCCGGCTGGACGCTAACCCAACGGCATCTGTTCACCGAAATCACGACCGTTGCCGGAGCGCCCTACATTCGGTCGGCGCCCGAAAAGCTGGTCGGGCCACTGCTGATGGCGGTCGGCACGCCGGAGCAGAAGGCCTATTATCTGCCGCGTATCCTCAATTTCGAGGATCATTGGAGCCAGGGTCTCTCCGAGCCGGGTGGAGGATCTGATCTCACCGCGCTCAAGACCCGCGCAGATCGCGACGGCAATCATTTCGTCATCAATGGATCGAAGATCTGGACCAGCGACGCACACAATTCGACCCTGATCCTGGCGCTGGTGCGTACCGACCAGAGCCAGAAAGGCGCGCGGGGCCTTACCCAGCTCATCATCCCGACCGACGCGCCGGGCGTCACCATCCGCCCCATTCTTCACATGAGCGGCGAGCATCATTTCAACCAGGTGTTCTTCGACGATGTCCGCGTACCCGTGGAGAACGTCGTCGGGACGGAGAATGGCGCCTGGCAGGAGACGCGCACGCTGTTGGCCCACGAGCGGTTCAACTTCGCGCGACTGGGTGAATCAAAACGACACCTGACCCGGCTCAAGGCCCTGGCGCGCAGCGAGATGGATGGCCCGGTTCCGATGATAGCCCGCCCCGATTTCCGGCGCCGGATCGCCCAGGCCGAAATCGCGCTCGACACGCTTGAGGTCACGACGCTCCGCCTGCTCGACGCCGAGCAGAACGGACGACCCCTCGGCGGGGCGCCCAACATCGTCAAGCTGAAGGGCGCCGAGGTGGAACAGGAGATGCTTCGCCTGATCGCGGATGTGATCGGCCCCTACGGCACCGCGTTCGACGTGCGCACGCGGATCACCGGCTCGGACGCTCCGGCTCAGGCGGCGCGGCGCGCGGGGAAGGCGCTCGCGGCCTGGCTCGAATCGCGCACCTTCTCAATCGCCGGCGGATCCAGCGAAGTGCAGCACAACATGTTTGCCCGCCATGAGCTTGGACTTGGTAACGCATGA
- a CDS encoding enoyl-CoA hydratase/isomerase family protein, translated as MDETVVHVAERGPIIEVTFDRPAKLNAMTPEMTGAVSKAVDELGRRRDLRLMLIRAKGRYFSAGSDFVGAGIPDFKGSTMEARRWYRGGVDRESLQSINDKIEAVEKPVVVAHHAPCLGGALEMSLSCDFRLAAKSAKYGLPEIDLGHLPGSGGMSRMTRICGPHWARWLVMAGKWVAAERALIMGLVHEVFDDEDFDAGVDAFCEHLLQRSTEAMALAKTMIEIIADTDRANGRQLDRVANSILFQTPETHALMQAFRDRKKARK; from the coding sequence ATGGATGAGACAGTCGTGCACGTGGCCGAACGTGGCCCGATCATCGAGGTGACGTTCGATCGCCCCGCCAAGCTGAACGCCATGACGCCTGAAATGACGGGCGCGGTATCCAAGGCGGTCGATGAACTCGGGCGGCGCCGCGACCTGCGCCTGATGCTCATTCGCGCCAAGGGGCGCTATTTCTCGGCGGGTTCGGACTTCGTCGGCGCCGGCATTCCCGATTTCAAGGGCAGCACGATGGAGGCGCGCCGCTGGTATCGTGGCGGCGTCGACCGTGAATCCCTGCAGTCGATCAATGACAAGATCGAGGCCGTGGAAAAGCCCGTGGTGGTGGCGCATCATGCGCCGTGCCTCGGCGGGGCGCTGGAAATGTCGCTTTCCTGCGATTTCCGGCTCGCCGCGAAGAGCGCAAAATACGGCCTGCCCGAAATCGATCTCGGGCACCTTCCAGGTTCCGGCGGGATGAGCCGCATGACGCGGATCTGCGGGCCGCACTGGGCGCGCTGGCTGGTGATGGCTGGCAAGTGGGTCGCTGCCGAACGGGCGCTGATCATGGGCCTCGTCCACGAGGTGTTCGACGACGAGGATTTCGATGCCGGCGTCGATGCCTTTTGCGAGCATCTGCTCCAGCGCTCGACGGAGGCTATGGCGCTCGCCAAGACGATGATCGAGATCATCGCCGATACCGACCGCGCCAATGGCCGTCAGCTCGACCGCGTCGCCAATTCGATCCTGTTCCAGACGCCCGAGACCCATGCGTTGATGCAGGCTTTTCGCGACCGGAAGAAGGCGCGCAAATGA
- a CDS encoding CaiB/BaiF CoA transferase family protein has protein sequence MADQPLTGIRVVDMSRVLAGPWAGQMLADLGAEVIKIEKPVTGDESRVYGAAFLQGTDGSTVNQTPTFLAANRGKKSITANLASEGGQQLIRDLVAKADVVIENYKVGDLARRGLDYEQLKKVNPRLIYCSVTGFGQTGPYRFRPGYDPIAQAMSGFMSTTGIPDGEPGAGPMKAGPSIIDLATGLYADIAILAALYRRDAAGGTGEYIDMSLLDCGLAFTSHFAMHYAITGEQPARVGTQGVSGMPGGVFPCKDGHIMIAAGTDALFPRFCRVIGREDMLADPRFASNGLRVTNRRDMVPILNEAMSTWTVRDLYLALVEAKVPCSPVNGIGDAFEDPQIQARGMVRTVEHPRAGSVRLLANPIRFTKMATADPVAPPEVGQHEDEILGGLLGYDRDKIDTLRKAGAI, from the coding sequence ATGGCGGACCAGCCGCTGACGGGCATTCGCGTGGTGGATATGAGTCGAGTGCTCGCCGGTCCCTGGGCGGGTCAGATGCTGGCGGATCTGGGCGCGGAGGTCATCAAGATCGAAAAGCCCGTGACCGGCGACGAGAGCCGGGTCTACGGGGCTGCATTCCTGCAAGGGACGGACGGCAGCACGGTCAATCAGACCCCCACCTTCCTCGCCGCCAACCGTGGGAAAAAATCGATCACCGCGAATCTCGCGTCGGAGGGCGGGCAACAGCTTATCCGCGACCTCGTCGCCAAAGCCGACGTGGTGATCGAGAATTACAAGGTTGGCGATCTCGCGCGTCGCGGGCTCGATTATGAGCAGCTGAAGAAGGTCAACCCGCGCCTCATATATTGCTCGGTCACGGGATTCGGGCAGACCGGCCCCTACCGCTTTCGACCCGGCTACGATCCCATCGCCCAGGCGATGAGCGGCTTCATGAGCACCACCGGCATCCCCGACGGAGAGCCCGGCGCCGGACCGATGAAGGCCGGCCCGAGCATCATCGATCTTGCAACCGGGCTTTATGCGGACATCGCCATCCTGGCGGCGCTTTACCGGCGCGACGCGGCTGGTGGCACCGGCGAGTATATCGACATGTCCCTGCTGGACTGCGGGCTCGCCTTCACCTCGCATTTTGCGATGCACTACGCGATCACGGGCGAACAGCCTGCGCGCGTCGGCACTCAGGGCGTGAGCGGTATGCCGGGGGGCGTGTTCCCGTGCAAGGACGGCCACATCATGATCGCCGCCGGCACGGACGCGCTGTTCCCGCGTTTCTGTCGCGTCATCGGGCGGGAAGACATGCTTGCGGACCCGCGGTTCGCCTCTAACGGCCTTCGGGTCACCAACCGTCGCGACATGGTGCCGATCCTCAACGAGGCGATGTCGACATGGACAGTGCGGGACCTGTACCTTGCGCTCGTCGAGGCCAAGGTTCCGTGCAGCCCAGTCAACGGCATCGGCGACGCGTTCGAGGATCCACAGATCCAGGCGCGGGGAATGGTGCGCACGGTGGAACATCCGCGCGCCGGCAGCGTGCGCCTGCTCGCGAACCCGATCCGCTTCACCAAGATGGCGACCGCCGATCCGGTCGCGCCTCCCGAGGTCGGGCAGCACGAGGATGAAATCCTTGGCGGGTTGCTCGGCTACGACAGGGACAAGATCGACACGCTACGCAAGGCGGGAGCAATCTGA
- a CDS encoding spinster family MFS transporter — protein MVASPPLHRSWYRMLVSGRLAARGIPLMSLLPIDGAETRTVAPPIAATPRAYVLVMLTLVYIMNMIDRKIVTILQEPIKHEFGLMDWQLGLMSGFAFATLYAVAGFPIARYADRPTSNRVNIISGALVAWSAATALGGIAQNYIQLLLARFAVGIGEAGSGPPSHSIIADLFRLSERGRAMGLFALASPIGIAAGLSIGGYVADHFSWRVALLLVGLPGLLLALVFRATVIEPRRSQAVGQARPADRPGFLETLRTIGRKRTFQLLVTGGCLAAFTNLGIQYWYPTFFMRSFGLTLGEVGLAWGVASGTAGVVGTFGGGWLADKFGKNNPRAILLVPACGMVLALPFHIAAVTAAEWHVALALLLVPTTLTTLWVAPNMTLNQGLAPLAMRATIVALSTFLVNLVGLGLGPMGLGYLSDVFTSSYGSTEAGLRIALIAISPVYLLSGLCFFAGSFFIPRDLEDTAVAVKPAS, from the coding sequence TTGGTTGCTTCGCCGCCGCTGCATAGGTCGTGGTACCGGATGCTAGTCTCTGGAAGGCTCGCAGCAAGAGGAATCCCGCTTATGTCGCTACTGCCGATCGATGGGGCCGAAACCAGAACTGTTGCGCCGCCGATCGCTGCCACGCCGCGCGCCTACGTCCTCGTGATGCTCACGCTCGTCTACATCATGAACATGATCGATCGTAAGATCGTGACCATCCTTCAGGAGCCGATCAAGCACGAGTTCGGCCTGATGGACTGGCAGCTTGGACTGATGAGCGGCTTCGCCTTCGCCACCCTCTATGCCGTGGCGGGCTTTCCGATCGCGCGCTATGCGGACCGGCCGACGAGCAACCGCGTCAACATCATTTCGGGGGCGCTGGTCGCGTGGAGCGCGGCGACGGCGCTTGGCGGCATCGCGCAGAACTATATACAATTGCTGCTCGCGCGGTTCGCGGTCGGCATCGGGGAAGCTGGCTCCGGACCGCCCTCGCATTCCATCATCGCCGATCTCTTCAGGTTGAGCGAGCGGGGCCGCGCGATGGGACTGTTCGCACTCGCTTCACCGATCGGCATCGCGGCGGGCCTTTCGATCGGCGGCTATGTGGCCGATCATTTCAGCTGGCGGGTGGCCCTGCTTCTCGTCGGTCTGCCAGGTCTGCTGCTCGCCCTCGTCTTCCGGGCGACCGTGATCGAGCCGCGTCGCAGCCAAGCCGTGGGGCAAGCGCGGCCGGCCGATCGCCCGGGTTTTCTCGAGACGTTGCGGACCATCGGGCGAAAGCGCACCTTCCAGCTGCTGGTCACCGGCGGCTGCCTCGCGGCCTTCACGAACCTCGGTATCCAATACTGGTACCCGACCTTCTTCATGCGCTCCTTCGGGCTGACGCTCGGAGAAGTCGGACTTGCCTGGGGCGTGGCGTCGGGCACGGCCGGCGTGGTCGGCACATTCGGCGGCGGCTGGTTGGCCGACAAATTCGGCAAGAACAATCCGCGGGCCATCCTCCTCGTCCCCGCCTGCGGCATGGTCCTCGCCCTGCCCTTCCACATCGCCGCGGTCACGGCCGCCGAATGGCACGTCGCCCTCGCGCTTCTGCTGGTCCCGACCACGCTGACGACGCTCTGGGTTGCGCCGAACATGACCCTGAACCAAGGCCTCGCGCCGCTCGCGATGCGCGCCACAATCGTTGCGCTCAGCACCTTCCTCGTTAACCTGGTCGGCCTCGGACTCGGGCCTATGGGCCTCGGCTATCTGAGCGACGTGTTCACCTCCTCCTATGGCAGCACCGAAGCAGGCCTGCGCATCGCGCTGATCGCAATCAGCCCCGTCTACCTGCTCAGCGGCCTCTGCTTTTTCGCGGGCTCCTTCTTCATCCCCCGAGACCTCGAAGATACTGCCGTCGCCGTGAAGCCAGCCTCCTGA
- a CDS encoding NAD(P)H-dependent flavin oxidoreductase — MSLTRSQLGEKLRLPVFGAPMFLVSGPGLVIAQCRAGILGVMPALNVRDPDRLGSTLAEIREALSGEPAAPFGVNLIAHASNQRLAHDLEVCVDQRVPLIVTSLGTSEDIVRRIHSYGGLVFHDVTNTRHARKAVKAGVDGIVAVAAGAGGHGGTISPFALCREIRAIHSGPIALAGAISTGSDIAAARAMGADFAYMGTRFIATEEANISDGYAQMLLAATAEDIVYTPHFSGTPGNYLKASIVAAGLDPDVVRRASGGAMQVTDEGVKKAWRDIWSAGHGVGATGEVMPVATLVDRLETEFRAAGGAVGRIWR; from the coding sequence GTGAGCCTGACCCGATCCCAACTGGGCGAGAAGCTGCGGCTGCCCGTATTCGGCGCGCCGATGTTCCTGGTCTCGGGCCCAGGCCTCGTGATCGCGCAATGCCGAGCAGGCATCCTGGGTGTCATGCCCGCACTCAATGTCCGCGACCCGGATCGACTGGGAAGCACGCTCGCAGAGATACGCGAAGCCCTGTCGGGCGAACCGGCCGCTCCGTTTGGCGTCAACCTGATCGCCCACGCAAGCAACCAGCGCCTCGCGCACGACCTTGAGGTTTGCGTCGATCAGCGCGTCCCGCTGATCGTCACGTCGCTCGGAACGTCCGAAGACATTGTAAGGCGCATCCACTCCTATGGAGGCCTGGTCTTCCACGATGTGACGAACACGCGCCACGCGCGCAAGGCGGTGAAGGCCGGCGTCGATGGCATCGTCGCGGTCGCGGCCGGCGCGGGGGGACATGGCGGAACGATCAGCCCGTTCGCCCTTTGCCGGGAAATCCGCGCGATCCACAGCGGGCCAATCGCGCTTGCCGGGGCGATTTCCACCGGCAGCGATATCGCCGCGGCCAGAGCGATGGGGGCCGACTTCGCCTATATGGGCACGCGCTTCATTGCGACGGAGGAAGCGAACATTTCGGATGGCTATGCGCAAATGCTGCTCGCGGCCACGGCCGAAGACATCGTCTACACGCCCCACTTCTCGGGCACGCCGGGCAATTATCTGAAGGCCAGCATCGTGGCGGCCGGACTCGATCCCGACGTGGTTCGGCGCGCAAGCGGCGGCGCGATGCAGGTGACCGACGAGGGCGTAAAGAAGGCCTGGCGCGACATCTGGAGCGCAGGGCACGGGGTTGGGGCAACGGGAGAGGTCATGCCCGTCGCCACGCTGGTCGATCGACTGGAAACCGAGTTTCGCGCCGCCGGTGGCGCTGTTGGAAGGATTTGGAGATGA